Proteins encoded together in one Bombus pascuorum chromosome 16, iyBomPasc1.1, whole genome shotgun sequence window:
- the LOC132915087 gene encoding exocyst complex component 7 isoform X2: MKEDKIMHTTRADTSERRFEIQCKLEAEIASLEALKEAEERSRKLTSNVVGILSSLEQRLATLRRTILPVYNETGNLQAQQQNIEMTLNALDHAIGYYGVCQEVEATVRAGPGGSGGLDNFLEAMNRLYNAQRYFQKNNPSSVELENVTSLFVVGLDALYAEFHDILTRQSKPILPIVLLDLIGSDEDTSGEDAPQSLCQLPESILGDLLKIAAWLEERGHRKHVKIYASVRSAIVLRSLQLLKEHQRSASGGSTHAGSPLPKTKFGNRHSLGIQENSGKRASKRLQHALEKKASRMLLKASQTTGLGLSLTASRKPPPQLSGHSVEDTAPDEQEMENYLLLTVGLHKLMQAERSLVAKILPISLQAQVLEATVREAMDLVAHDGESIATRAKRCIVRRDFSAVLVIFPILKHLGELKPDLERTVEGCDYALRSKFTSVLNTLNITGAKALEDFAESVRNESSSILPKDGTVAESTSNVLVFLEQLAEYADTAGAVLRRSADMEGATSIKQTENMYRIVLGTYIKKVLAQLNLVLVSKSDTSYSDIALRALFRLNNHNHVINALRRSSLMELLLLAEPSAEQTYHDLLLRDKANYVSTTFAKARAYLEQPFDEPEPAAKALKEKFLGFTRELEEVAKCQRSYSVPDARLREELRKELQQAIVPLYMNFHNKYRGISFSKNPAKYIKYTPEQISILIDTFFDTTA; the protein is encoded by the exons ATGAAAGAAg ATAAAATAATGCACACTACAAGAGCAGATACTTCTGAACGAAGAtttgaaatacaatgtaaattAGAAGCAGAAATTGCTTCTTTAGAAGCATTGAAAGAAGCAGAAGAACGAAGCAGAAAATTAACCAGTAATGTTGTAGGAATTCTATCTTCTTTAGAACAACGTCTTGCTACATTGCGTCGAACTATACTTCCTGTTTACAATGAAACAGGGAACCTTCAAGCGCAACAacaaa ATATAGAAATGACATTAAATGCTTTAGATCACGCTATTGGGTACTATGGAGTCTGTCAAGAAGTAGAAGCTACAGTGAGAGCTGGTCCAGGAGGATCTGGAGGACTAGATAATTTTTTGGAAGCAATGAATCGTCTTTACAATGCTCAacgttattttcaaaaaaataatcCAAGCTCTGTAGAATTAGAAAATGTAACAAGTTTGTTTGTTGTCGGTTTAGACGCTTTATATGCAGAATTCCATGATATTTTAACTAGACAAAGTAAACCAATTCTTCCAATTGTTCTTTTGGATTTAATTGGATCAGACGAAGATACTAGTGGTGAGGATGCCCCTCAATCCCTTTGTCAATTACCAGAAAGTATTTTAGGagatttacttaaaattgCTGCATGGTTGGAGGAGAGGGGACACCGTAaacatgtaaaaatttatgcaTCTGTACGTTCTGCTATTGTTTTAAGATCTTTACAGTTGTTAAAAGAACATCAAAGGAGCGCTAGTGGTGGCAGTACTCATGCAGGAAGTCCTTTACCA aaaacaaaatttgggAACAGACATTCACTGGGAATTCAAGAAAATAGTGGCAAAAGAGCTTCTAAAAGATTACAGCATGCTTTAGAAAAAAAAGCTAGTAGAATGTTACTAAAAGCTTCTCAGACTACTGGTTTGGGATTGTCTTTAACTGCATCTAGGAAGCCACCGCCACAGTTATCTGGACATTCTGTAGAGGATACAGCACCAGATGAacaagaaatggaaaattactTGCTGTTAACGGTTGGTCTTCATAAACTTATGCAAGCGGAACGGTCACTAGTTGCTAAAATTTTACCGATTAGTCTACAAGCACAAGTATTAGAGGCTACAGTACGTGAAGCTATGGATCTTGTAGCTCATGATGGAGAGAGTATAGCAACTCGTGCTAAAAGATGTATCGTACGGCGTGATTTTTCTGCAGTGCTAGTAATCTTTCCAATTTTAAAACATCTTGGAGAATTAAAGCCAGACTTGGAACGTACTGTTGAGGGCTGTGATTATGCCCTTAGATCAAAATTTACTTCTGTGCTTAATACTCTAAACATAACT GGGGCAAAAGCATTGGAAGATTTTGCAGAAAGTGTCAGAAATGAATCTAGTTCAATTTTACCTAAAGACGGTACTGTAGCAGAAAGTACAAGCAATGTCTTAGTTTTCTTGGAACAATTGGCAGAATATGCAGATACAGCAGGAGCTGTGTTAAGACGTAGTGCCGATATGGAAGGTGCAACATCTATAAAACaaacagaaaatatgtatagaaTTGTTCTTGGCACTTACATTA aaaaggTATTAGCACAATTGAATTTGGTGCTCGTGAGTAAAAGTGATACTTCGTATTCAGATATTGCATTAAGAGCTTTGTTTCGTTTAAACAATCATAATCATGTTATAAATGCTTTACGTCGTAGTTCCTTGATGgaacttttattattagcaGAACCTAGCGCGGAACAAACATATCACGATCTCCTGTTACGTGATAAGGCTAACTACGTTTCTACTACCTTTGCAAAAGCACGCGCTTATCTTGAACAACCTTTCGATGAACCAG AACCAGCAGCAAAAGCtttgaaagagaaatttttggGATTTACAAGAGAATTAGAGGAAGTTGCAAAATGTCAACGTTCTTATTCCGTACCTGATGCTCGATTACGAGAAGAATTACGAAAAGAGCTTCAACAAGCTATTGTTCCTctttatatgaattttcataataagtATCGAGGAATATCATTCTCCAAGAACCCagctaaatatataaaatacactcCGGAAcaaatatctatattaattGATACATTCTTTGACACAACggcataa
- the LOC132915087 gene encoding exocyst complex component 7 isoform X1 has product MTLHHKIMHTTRADTSERRFEIQCKLEAEIASLEALKEAEERSRKLTSNVVGILSSLEQRLATLRRTILPVYNETGNLQAQQQNIEMTLNALDHAIGYYGVCQEVEATVRAGPGGSGGLDNFLEAMNRLYNAQRYFQKNNPSSVELENVTSLFVVGLDALYAEFHDILTRQSKPILPIVLLDLIGSDEDTSGEDAPQSLCQLPESILGDLLKIAAWLEERGHRKHVKIYASVRSAIVLRSLQLLKEHQRSASGGSTHAGSPLPKTKFGNRHSLGIQENSGKRASKRLQHALEKKASRMLLKASQTTGLGLSLTASRKPPPQLSGHSVEDTAPDEQEMENYLLLTVGLHKLMQAERSLVAKILPISLQAQVLEATVREAMDLVAHDGESIATRAKRCIVRRDFSAVLVIFPILKHLGELKPDLERTVEGCDYALRSKFTSVLNTLNITGAKALEDFAESVRNESSSILPKDGTVAESTSNVLVFLEQLAEYADTAGAVLRRSADMEGATSIKQTENMYRIVLGTYIKKVLAQLNLVLVSKSDTSYSDIALRALFRLNNHNHVINALRRSSLMELLLLAEPSAEQTYHDLLLRDKANYVSTTFAKARAYLEQPFDEPEPAAKALKEKFLGFTRELEEVAKCQRSYSVPDARLREELRKELQQAIVPLYMNFHNKYRGISFSKNPAKYIKYTPEQISILIDTFFDTTA; this is encoded by the exons ATGACATTACatc ATAAAATAATGCACACTACAAGAGCAGATACTTCTGAACGAAGAtttgaaatacaatgtaaattAGAAGCAGAAATTGCTTCTTTAGAAGCATTGAAAGAAGCAGAAGAACGAAGCAGAAAATTAACCAGTAATGTTGTAGGAATTCTATCTTCTTTAGAACAACGTCTTGCTACATTGCGTCGAACTATACTTCCTGTTTACAATGAAACAGGGAACCTTCAAGCGCAACAacaaa ATATAGAAATGACATTAAATGCTTTAGATCACGCTATTGGGTACTATGGAGTCTGTCAAGAAGTAGAAGCTACAGTGAGAGCTGGTCCAGGAGGATCTGGAGGACTAGATAATTTTTTGGAAGCAATGAATCGTCTTTACAATGCTCAacgttattttcaaaaaaataatcCAAGCTCTGTAGAATTAGAAAATGTAACAAGTTTGTTTGTTGTCGGTTTAGACGCTTTATATGCAGAATTCCATGATATTTTAACTAGACAAAGTAAACCAATTCTTCCAATTGTTCTTTTGGATTTAATTGGATCAGACGAAGATACTAGTGGTGAGGATGCCCCTCAATCCCTTTGTCAATTACCAGAAAGTATTTTAGGagatttacttaaaattgCTGCATGGTTGGAGGAGAGGGGACACCGTAaacatgtaaaaatttatgcaTCTGTACGTTCTGCTATTGTTTTAAGATCTTTACAGTTGTTAAAAGAACATCAAAGGAGCGCTAGTGGTGGCAGTACTCATGCAGGAAGTCCTTTACCA aaaacaaaatttgggAACAGACATTCACTGGGAATTCAAGAAAATAGTGGCAAAAGAGCTTCTAAAAGATTACAGCATGCTTTAGAAAAAAAAGCTAGTAGAATGTTACTAAAAGCTTCTCAGACTACTGGTTTGGGATTGTCTTTAACTGCATCTAGGAAGCCACCGCCACAGTTATCTGGACATTCTGTAGAGGATACAGCACCAGATGAacaagaaatggaaaattactTGCTGTTAACGGTTGGTCTTCATAAACTTATGCAAGCGGAACGGTCACTAGTTGCTAAAATTTTACCGATTAGTCTACAAGCACAAGTATTAGAGGCTACAGTACGTGAAGCTATGGATCTTGTAGCTCATGATGGAGAGAGTATAGCAACTCGTGCTAAAAGATGTATCGTACGGCGTGATTTTTCTGCAGTGCTAGTAATCTTTCCAATTTTAAAACATCTTGGAGAATTAAAGCCAGACTTGGAACGTACTGTTGAGGGCTGTGATTATGCCCTTAGATCAAAATTTACTTCTGTGCTTAATACTCTAAACATAACT GGGGCAAAAGCATTGGAAGATTTTGCAGAAAGTGTCAGAAATGAATCTAGTTCAATTTTACCTAAAGACGGTACTGTAGCAGAAAGTACAAGCAATGTCTTAGTTTTCTTGGAACAATTGGCAGAATATGCAGATACAGCAGGAGCTGTGTTAAGACGTAGTGCCGATATGGAAGGTGCAACATCTATAAAACaaacagaaaatatgtatagaaTTGTTCTTGGCACTTACATTA aaaaggTATTAGCACAATTGAATTTGGTGCTCGTGAGTAAAAGTGATACTTCGTATTCAGATATTGCATTAAGAGCTTTGTTTCGTTTAAACAATCATAATCATGTTATAAATGCTTTACGTCGTAGTTCCTTGATGgaacttttattattagcaGAACCTAGCGCGGAACAAACATATCACGATCTCCTGTTACGTGATAAGGCTAACTACGTTTCTACTACCTTTGCAAAAGCACGCGCTTATCTTGAACAACCTTTCGATGAACCAG AACCAGCAGCAAAAGCtttgaaagagaaatttttggGATTTACAAGAGAATTAGAGGAAGTTGCAAAATGTCAACGTTCTTATTCCGTACCTGATGCTCGATTACGAGAAGAATTACGAAAAGAGCTTCAACAAGCTATTGTTCCTctttatatgaattttcataataagtATCGAGGAATATCATTCTCCAAGAACCCagctaaatatataaaatacactcCGGAAcaaatatctatattaattGATACATTCTTTGACACAACggcataa
- the LOC132915087 gene encoding exocyst complex component 7 isoform X3: MHTTRADTSERRFEIQCKLEAEIASLEALKEAEERSRKLTSNVVGILSSLEQRLATLRRTILPVYNETGNLQAQQQNIEMTLNALDHAIGYYGVCQEVEATVRAGPGGSGGLDNFLEAMNRLYNAQRYFQKNNPSSVELENVTSLFVVGLDALYAEFHDILTRQSKPILPIVLLDLIGSDEDTSGEDAPQSLCQLPESILGDLLKIAAWLEERGHRKHVKIYASVRSAIVLRSLQLLKEHQRSASGGSTHAGSPLPKTKFGNRHSLGIQENSGKRASKRLQHALEKKASRMLLKASQTTGLGLSLTASRKPPPQLSGHSVEDTAPDEQEMENYLLLTVGLHKLMQAERSLVAKILPISLQAQVLEATVREAMDLVAHDGESIATRAKRCIVRRDFSAVLVIFPILKHLGELKPDLERTVEGCDYALRSKFTSVLNTLNITGAKALEDFAESVRNESSSILPKDGTVAESTSNVLVFLEQLAEYADTAGAVLRRSADMEGATSIKQTENMYRIVLGTYIKKVLAQLNLVLVSKSDTSYSDIALRALFRLNNHNHVINALRRSSLMELLLLAEPSAEQTYHDLLLRDKANYVSTTFAKARAYLEQPFDEPEPAAKALKEKFLGFTRELEEVAKCQRSYSVPDARLREELRKELQQAIVPLYMNFHNKYRGISFSKNPAKYIKYTPEQISILIDTFFDTTA, translated from the exons ATGCACACTACAAGAGCAGATACTTCTGAACGAAGAtttgaaatacaatgtaaattAGAAGCAGAAATTGCTTCTTTAGAAGCATTGAAAGAAGCAGAAGAACGAAGCAGAAAATTAACCAGTAATGTTGTAGGAATTCTATCTTCTTTAGAACAACGTCTTGCTACATTGCGTCGAACTATACTTCCTGTTTACAATGAAACAGGGAACCTTCAAGCGCAACAacaaa ATATAGAAATGACATTAAATGCTTTAGATCACGCTATTGGGTACTATGGAGTCTGTCAAGAAGTAGAAGCTACAGTGAGAGCTGGTCCAGGAGGATCTGGAGGACTAGATAATTTTTTGGAAGCAATGAATCGTCTTTACAATGCTCAacgttattttcaaaaaaataatcCAAGCTCTGTAGAATTAGAAAATGTAACAAGTTTGTTTGTTGTCGGTTTAGACGCTTTATATGCAGAATTCCATGATATTTTAACTAGACAAAGTAAACCAATTCTTCCAATTGTTCTTTTGGATTTAATTGGATCAGACGAAGATACTAGTGGTGAGGATGCCCCTCAATCCCTTTGTCAATTACCAGAAAGTATTTTAGGagatttacttaaaattgCTGCATGGTTGGAGGAGAGGGGACACCGTAaacatgtaaaaatttatgcaTCTGTACGTTCTGCTATTGTTTTAAGATCTTTACAGTTGTTAAAAGAACATCAAAGGAGCGCTAGTGGTGGCAGTACTCATGCAGGAAGTCCTTTACCA aaaacaaaatttgggAACAGACATTCACTGGGAATTCAAGAAAATAGTGGCAAAAGAGCTTCTAAAAGATTACAGCATGCTTTAGAAAAAAAAGCTAGTAGAATGTTACTAAAAGCTTCTCAGACTACTGGTTTGGGATTGTCTTTAACTGCATCTAGGAAGCCACCGCCACAGTTATCTGGACATTCTGTAGAGGATACAGCACCAGATGAacaagaaatggaaaattactTGCTGTTAACGGTTGGTCTTCATAAACTTATGCAAGCGGAACGGTCACTAGTTGCTAAAATTTTACCGATTAGTCTACAAGCACAAGTATTAGAGGCTACAGTACGTGAAGCTATGGATCTTGTAGCTCATGATGGAGAGAGTATAGCAACTCGTGCTAAAAGATGTATCGTACGGCGTGATTTTTCTGCAGTGCTAGTAATCTTTCCAATTTTAAAACATCTTGGAGAATTAAAGCCAGACTTGGAACGTACTGTTGAGGGCTGTGATTATGCCCTTAGATCAAAATTTACTTCTGTGCTTAATACTCTAAACATAACT GGGGCAAAAGCATTGGAAGATTTTGCAGAAAGTGTCAGAAATGAATCTAGTTCAATTTTACCTAAAGACGGTACTGTAGCAGAAAGTACAAGCAATGTCTTAGTTTTCTTGGAACAATTGGCAGAATATGCAGATACAGCAGGAGCTGTGTTAAGACGTAGTGCCGATATGGAAGGTGCAACATCTATAAAACaaacagaaaatatgtatagaaTTGTTCTTGGCACTTACATTA aaaaggTATTAGCACAATTGAATTTGGTGCTCGTGAGTAAAAGTGATACTTCGTATTCAGATATTGCATTAAGAGCTTTGTTTCGTTTAAACAATCATAATCATGTTATAAATGCTTTACGTCGTAGTTCCTTGATGgaacttttattattagcaGAACCTAGCGCGGAACAAACATATCACGATCTCCTGTTACGTGATAAGGCTAACTACGTTTCTACTACCTTTGCAAAAGCACGCGCTTATCTTGAACAACCTTTCGATGAACCAG AACCAGCAGCAAAAGCtttgaaagagaaatttttggGATTTACAAGAGAATTAGAGGAAGTTGCAAAATGTCAACGTTCTTATTCCGTACCTGATGCTCGATTACGAGAAGAATTACGAAAAGAGCTTCAACAAGCTATTGTTCCTctttatatgaattttcataataagtATCGAGGAATATCATTCTCCAAGAACCCagctaaatatataaaatacactcCGGAAcaaatatctatattaattGATACATTCTTTGACACAACggcataa
- the LOC132915090 gene encoding phosphoribosyl pyrophosphate synthase-associated protein 2 → MDKPVSSDIVLIAGNSHPELANLIANRLGVKHGGCSVYHKSNRETMVEIGDSVRSKDLYIIQTGTKDVNNNIMELLIMAYACKTSSAKNIVGVIPYLPYSKQCKMRKRGCIVSKLLAKMLCKSGLTHIITMDLHQKEIQGFFDVPVDNLRASPFLLQYIQESIPDYHNSVIVARNPGSAKKATSYAERLRLGIAVIHGEQREAESDMNDGRYSPPALASRTMEVGVGVPMHPAKEKPPINVVGDVGGRIAIMVDDMIDDVQSYVAAAEVLKERGAYKIYVLATHGLLSSDAPRLIEESPIDEVVVTNTVPHDVQKMQCPKIKTVDISILLAEAIRRIHNKESMSYLFKNVSLED, encoded by the exons ATGGACAAACCTGTATCTTCAGATATTGTACTCATTGCGGGCAATTCCCATCCAGAATTGGCTAATCTTATCGCCAA TCGATTAGGTGTTAAACATGGAGGATGTTCTGTGTATCATAAATCAAACCGTGAAACTATGGTTGAAATTGGAGATTCTGTACGCAGCAAAGACCTCTATATTATTCAAACAGGAACAAAAGATGTAAACAATAACATAATGGAACTTTTGATTATGGCATACGCATGCAAAACTTCTTCTGCAAAGAATATTGTTGGTGTCATTCCATATTTGCCTTATTCTAAGCAATGCAAAATGCGTAAACGAGGTTGTATAGTTTCTAAATTATTAGCAAAGATGCTTTGTAAGAGTGGTTTAACACATATAATTACAATGGATTTGCACCAGAAGGAAATACAAGGATTTTTTGATGTACCAGTGGATAATTTGCGTGCCAgtccatttttattacaatatattcaaGAGTCT ATACCAGATTATCACAATTCAGTGATAGTTGCGAGAAATCCTGGTAGTGCAAAAAAAGCAACTAGCTATGCAGAAAGATTACGTTTAGGAATAGCAGTCATTCACGGAGAACAGCGAGAGGCAGAGTCAGATATGAATGATGGACGTTATTCTCCGCCTGCATTGGCCTCACGAACAATGGAAGTTGGCGTTGGTGTGCCAATGCATCCTGCAAAAGAAAAGCCTCCAATTAATGTAGTGGGGGACGTAGGCGGACGCATAGCTATTATGGTG GATGACATGATAGATGATGTTCAATCTTATGTAGCTGCAGCAGAAGTTCTTAAGGAAAGAGGagcatataaaatttatgttctaGCTACGCATGGACTTTTAAGTTCTGATGCACCAAGATTAATAGAAGAATCTCCAATTGATGAg gTCGTTGTTACAAATACTGTCCCTCATGACGTCCAAAAGATGCAGTgtccaaaaataaaaactgttGATATCAGTATTTTGCTGGCAGAGGCTATTAGGCGTATTCATAATAAAGAATCCATGTCATACTTGTTTAAAAATGTCTCTTtggaagattaa